A stretch of the Deltaproteobacteria bacterium genome encodes the following:
- a CDS encoding ABC transporter permease: MAFELWWMALKNLSRNKRRNAATASAIVFGVAGITGSIAYYHHESNSRRVFTIYSSRMGHLQVYKPSGLEKFAFDPQRFSLTPDETSRIAKVLNSDQEVAYHGPQIHGMGLISNSCNSFPFQVLGIDPEVDQRISVHDELKTWATDAHKQFHGQHLWEASAAVNGVLLSNGLSQALEKPLLHSEVPAGYESEPIDCADPDAATKWARDSYVQMSANGWHGTPSVIDGEIIGRFNPGSISTNNSLAVVPLKVAQSLFGTDGSMRHVIWLKDARNLHGTADRIRDQLVQAGLQLDVRRFDEESVVPSYAGTLGFIDILIGFVNGLTYMIILFSVFNAATITAVERSQEIGMLRALGYTRRRIRVLFAMESAILSTVSIAVGVVAGHLLTGGLNSAGFTYRTPGMDLAHHAMTLTHNYSSMSLMSFAVLGLSLASTYLAAWTIAEKNVAHLLTGPSH, translated from the coding sequence ATGGCATTCGAACTCTGGTGGATGGCGCTGAAGAATCTGTCGCGCAACAAGCGACGCAATGCGGCGACTGCTTCGGCCATCGTTTTTGGTGTAGCAGGGATCACGGGATCGATTGCCTACTACCACCACGAGTCCAACTCACGCCGTGTGTTTACGATCTACTCCTCGAGGATGGGACATCTTCAGGTGTATAAGCCCAGCGGCCTTGAAAAGTTTGCCTTTGACCCGCAGAGATTCAGTCTGACTCCCGACGAGACGTCGCGTATCGCGAAGGTTCTGAATAGCGACCAGGAAGTAGCCTACCACGGCCCACAGATTCACGGCATGGGTCTCATCAGTAACAGCTGCAACTCCTTTCCATTTCAGGTGCTGGGGATCGACCCAGAAGTCGACCAGAGGATTTCTGTCCACGATGAGCTCAAAACGTGGGCGACTGATGCCCACAAGCAATTTCATGGGCAACATCTTTGGGAAGCGTCGGCAGCTGTCAACGGCGTGCTCCTCAGTAACGGTTTATCTCAGGCTCTGGAAAAACCTCTCCTGCATTCTGAGGTCCCAGCTGGCTATGAGTCAGAACCGATCGACTGCGCCGATCCCGATGCGGCAACAAAGTGGGCCAGAGACTCATATGTGCAGATGTCAGCCAACGGTTGGCATGGAACGCCATCGGTCATAGACGGGGAGATCATCGGTCGTTTCAATCCTGGCAGCATTTCTACAAATAACAGTTTAGCTGTGGTTCCGCTAAAAGTGGCTCAATCCCTCTTTGGAACCGATGGGTCGATGCGCCACGTCATCTGGCTGAAGGATGCTCGAAATCTCCACGGGACAGCGGACCGGATCCGCGACCAGCTCGTACAGGCGGGACTACAACTTGATGTGCGGCGCTTCGACGAGGAAAGTGTGGTCCCATCTTACGCAGGTACGCTCGGCTTCATTGATATCCTCATCGGCTTTGTAAATGGTCTGACCTACATGATCATTCTTTTTTCCGTGTTTAATGCTGCCACTATTACTGCCGTCGAAAGATCGCAGGAGATCGGTATGCTTCGCGCTCTTGGTTATACAAGAAGGCGCATTCGAGTTCTATTTGCCATGGAGTCGGCGATTCTATCAACGGTATCCATTGCCGTGGGAGTTGTAGCCGGTCACCTTTTAACCGGTGGCCTCAACAGTGCAGGATTCACCTACCGGACACCTGGGATGGATTTAGCGCATCATGCCATGACGCTTACGCATAACTATAGCTCCATGAGCCTGATGTCCTTTGCCGTGCTTGGGCTATCGCTAGCATCGACGTATCTCGCTGCCTGGACTATTGCCGAAAAGAATGTTGCCCACCTGCTGACGGGACCCAGTCATTAA
- a CDS encoding transposase family protein has product MTIEARRQYLAAIRQRYKNATKRGQTLILDEFCAVCGYTRKHAIRVLNRPSSEARARPGPKATYDGDVVRHLVDLWKLMNYMCSVKMKTAIAIWLPYYKQSVSLSEESERKLLAISSSTIDRLLRPFKEKCNRGLSATKAGAFLKSQIPIELIDKHVDKPGMVEADTVAHCGNSLHGNFANSLTITDLLSGWTVNRATLGKDAQSILAKIIEIRGQLPFRMHGFACDNGSEFINQSLVSYMQSPKHGPVKFVRRRPYKKNDAAHVEQKKIHT; this is encoded by the coding sequence GTGACTATCGAGGCAAGAAGACAATACCTTGCGGCCATCCGTCAGCGCTATAAAAATGCTACCAAGAGGGGCCAAACCCTGATCTTGGACGAGTTTTGCGCCGTGTGCGGCTATACCCGGAAACATGCCATCAGGGTCCTCAATCGGCCGTCCTCCGAGGCGCGGGCCAGGCCAGGTCCCAAGGCCACTTATGACGGAGATGTGGTGCGCCATCTGGTCGACCTCTGGAAGCTCATGAATTACATGTGCTCGGTCAAAATGAAGACCGCTATTGCGATTTGGCTCCCATACTACAAGCAGTCGGTAAGTCTTTCCGAGGAGTCAGAGCGCAAACTTCTGGCAATCAGTTCCTCGACGATTGATCGACTGCTCAGACCCTTCAAGGAGAAATGTAACCGCGGTCTCTCGGCCACAAAGGCGGGTGCCTTTCTTAAGTCGCAGATTCCGATCGAGCTTATCGATAAGCATGTTGATAAACCAGGTATGGTGGAGGCTGACACCGTAGCTCACTGTGGCAATAGTCTTCATGGTAATTTTGCTAACTCACTGACTATCACCGACTTGCTCTCGGGGTGGACTGTCAATAGAGCTACGTTAGGTAAAGACGCCCAGTCAATACTCGCCAAAATCATCGAAATTCGTGGTCAACTGCCGTTTCGGATGCATGGATTTGCATGCGATAATGGTAGTGAGTTTATCAATCAGTCGTTAGTTAGCTACATGCAGAGCCCAAAACACGGGCCCGTCAAATTCGTTCGTAGGCGCCCATACAAGAAAAACGACGCGGCCCACGTAGAGCAAAAAAAGATACACACGTGA
- a CDS encoding outer membrane lipoprotein-sorting protein, which yields MKSIKLIKGRYQIARVAAIIGVSLIAPSIAHGTEDPSKLIADADQARGGLLDGVSWQVAVHSVIDDKTEDLILDFKRKGYNARLDIIEPAARGGEALLFRDRDLYYKKPGLKRPMIINPSQKTLGPTSNGDLAAADYARDYNASITGSETLSGTDCYVLMLTAKQGRKPTYQSVRYWISKDKHLGLKAEFLTASGEVFKTATYTYDAKIKMGNKTVPFISAMSFQDKQKPKNTTQVKILNPTVIHLNDSEFELKNFSK from the coding sequence ATGAAAAGTATCAAATTAATTAAAGGCAGATACCAGATCGCAAGAGTCGCCGCTATCATCGGTGTTTCCCTGATCGCGCCGTCCATTGCACACGGCACCGAGGATCCGTCCAAGCTCATCGCTGATGCCGATCAGGCTCGCGGTGGCCTGCTCGACGGCGTTTCGTGGCAAGTCGCAGTACACTCGGTGATTGACGATAAAACGGAAGACTTAATACTGGATTTCAAGCGTAAGGGCTACAATGCGCGACTCGACATTATCGAACCCGCAGCACGAGGCGGAGAGGCTCTGCTCTTTCGCGATCGCGACCTCTATTACAAGAAGCCCGGTCTTAAGCGCCCCATGATCATCAATCCGAGTCAAAAAACCCTAGGACCGACCTCGAACGGTGACCTCGCCGCCGCAGATTATGCCCGTGACTACAACGCCTCGATTACGGGCAGCGAAACCCTAAGCGGCACGGACTGCTACGTGCTTATGTTGACCGCCAAGCAAGGACGCAAACCAACTTATCAATCTGTACGTTATTGGATCAGCAAGGACAAACACCTGGGACTTAAGGCCGAGTTCTTAACGGCCAGCGGCGAGGTTTTCAAGACGGCTACTTACACGTATGACGCAAAAATCAAAATGGGCAACAAAACCGTACCATTTATCAGCGCCATGAGTTTCCAGGACAAGCAGAAGCCCAAGAACACCACTCAGGTCAAAATTCTAAACCCGACAGTCATACACTTAAACGACAGCGAGTTTGAGCTTAAGAACTTCTCGAAATGA
- a CDS encoding ABC transporter permease: protein MRAPMANSSIYSKITSLAWRNVIRNWRHSRAALITITCGFVANALLQGFIAHATKAAVDNFSLRGMFADVLVVREGAALDQPSKLWKSAMGRPEQEFIDKFLLSDPDVEHRARFLTVTGLASAGNRSAIYFGVGYDIVEGEKIRTERYKRDVIVGDILSPDRPGLVTGIGLGASLGCEGGYKDRSKARMDTPETLVNNLLPLKCAENQVSLTATTEHSSINQIDLPIVGLTDAGLRDIDDRVVFMSLPAAQKLMDTDKVSFFTVKLRPGASQSAFRERFSAAASAAGFKLQAPSWRNYGQGAELATELDLLTLLNAIFGSIMATMCVMAITSTMIKIVTERTREVGSLRSMGFLRKHIVYMFCAEGGFISLIACIIGLGITAALSRGIALANLGYTAGLSQTAFPVRVMETPLLWAVSILMLTGLTVITSSLTARRAANQVIADAMRHA, encoded by the coding sequence ATGAGGGCGCCCATGGCCAACTCCTCCATCTACTCCAAAATCACCAGCCTGGCATGGCGCAACGTCATACGGAATTGGCGGCACAGTCGTGCCGCACTGATCACCATCACCTGCGGTTTCGTTGCCAATGCGTTGCTACAGGGATTCATCGCCCATGCCACTAAGGCGGCCGTTGATAACTTCTCTCTGCGTGGCATGTTTGCCGACGTATTAGTCGTTCGTGAGGGTGCCGCGCTAGATCAGCCGTCCAAACTCTGGAAATCGGCTATGGGGCGACCCGAGCAGGAGTTCATCGATAAATTCCTCCTCAGTGATCCTGATGTCGAGCACCGCGCCAGATTTCTCACTGTGACGGGACTTGCCAGTGCGGGAAACCGTAGCGCTATTTATTTCGGTGTGGGCTACGACATCGTCGAAGGGGAAAAGATTCGTACGGAACGCTACAAACGCGATGTGATCGTGGGTGACATTTTGTCACCGGATCGTCCTGGCCTCGTCACTGGTATCGGCTTAGGTGCGAGTCTAGGCTGTGAGGGTGGTTACAAAGACCGCTCCAAAGCAAGAATGGATACACCGGAGACGCTGGTGAACAACCTACTCCCGCTTAAGTGCGCCGAAAACCAAGTTTCCCTCACGGCAACCACGGAGCATTCCAGTATCAACCAAATCGATCTTCCGATTGTTGGGTTGACCGATGCTGGTCTGAGAGACATCGATGACCGGGTCGTTTTCATGTCCCTGCCTGCTGCCCAAAAATTGATGGACACGGACAAAGTCTCGTTCTTCACCGTTAAACTCAGACCTGGTGCCAGTCAGAGCGCTTTTAGAGAGCGTTTCAGTGCGGCTGCTAGTGCGGCGGGATTCAAGCTGCAGGCGCCCTCTTGGCGCAATTACGGTCAGGGGGCAGAGCTTGCCACCGAGTTAGACCTGCTCACACTGCTCAATGCAATTTTTGGCTCGATCATGGCGACTATGTGCGTGATGGCCATTACGTCTACCATGATTAAAATTGTCACCGAAAGAACGCGGGAAGTGGGCTCCCTAAGGAGCATGGGATTCCTTCGTAAGCACATTGTTTATATGTTCTGCGCTGAGGGCGGCTTCATCAGTCTCATCGCTTGTATCATCGGTCTCGGCATCACAGCCGCACTTAGCAGAGGCATTGCGCTGGCAAACCTAGGTTATACCGCTGGACTATCACAGACCGCATTTCCCGTGCGCGTCATGGAAACCCCCTTGCTGTGGGCGGTTTCCATCCTCATGCTCACCGGCTTAACGGTGATCACTTCGTCCTTGACGGCGCGGCGCGCGGCTAACCAAGTGATTGCTGATGCGATGAGGCACGCATAG